In Deltaproteobacteria bacterium, a single genomic region encodes these proteins:
- the infA gene encoding translation initiation factor IF-1 produces the protein MAKDDQIELDGVVKECFPNTTFRIQCENGHELLAYLAGKMRRHYIRVLPGDHVRVQISPYDLSRGRIVRRYRKGPGEDGPGGYEGAEGGLDKDES, from the coding sequence ATGGCTAAAGATGATCAAATTGAGTTGGATGGTGTGGTAAAGGAATGTTTTCCAAATACGACGTTTCGCATCCAATGTGAAAATGGCCATGAGTTATTGGCATACCTAGCAGGCAAGATGCGGAGACACTATATAAGGGTTTTGCCGGGCGATCATGTTCGCGTGCAGATTTCACCTTATGATTTAAGTAGGGGTCGAATTGTTAGGCGCTATCGGAAAGGACCAGGGGAGGATGGGCCTGGAGGTTATGAAGGAGCGGAGGGAGGTCTCGATAAAGACGAGAGTTGA
- the rfaE2 gene encoding D-glycero-beta-D-manno-heptose 1-phosphate adenylyltransferase, translating into MSHLPDLKSVLECIAEHTRRKETVVFTNGCFDVLHVGHVRYLSQARGLGDRLVVGINTDQSIKRLKGPLRPINSENDRLEVLLGLKAVDYAILFDEDTPENLIKQIRPQFLVKGGDWPVEKIVGAEFVRSYGGTVLALPFYDGYSSTETISKMQR; encoded by the coding sequence ATGTCACATTTACCCGACCTAAAATCAGTTCTCGAATGTATCGCAGAACACACTAGACGAAAAGAGACTGTTGTATTCACTAATGGGTGTTTTGACGTACTGCATGTAGGTCACGTTAGATATTTAAGCCAAGCTCGCGGCTTAGGTGACAGACTAGTTGTAGGCATAAATACTGACCAATCGATTAAGCGCCTCAAAGGCCCATTGCGCCCTATAAATTCTGAAAACGATCGCCTGGAGGTGTTGTTAGGGCTAAAAGCTGTCGATTATGCAATTTTATTTGACGAAGATACTCCTGAAAACTTAATTAAACAAATTCGGCCTCAGTTTCTAGTAAAAGGCGGTGACTGGCCAGTAGAAAAAATTGTCGGTGCTGAATTTGTGCGTTCATATGGGGGCACCGTGCTTGCCTTGCCTTTTTACGATGGATATTCTAGCACTGAAACAATCAGCAAGATGCAGCGTTAA
- a CDS encoding acetyl-CoA carboxylase carboxyltransferase subunit alpha, with translation MIDLSQFLDFERPVVEVEEQLKMLKAQVEGGDLSRAGDVEKLQDKLDKMRKEVYSSLTAYQRVRLSRHFSRPFTLDYVQRIMANFVELHGDRLFGDDAAIVGGLARLDRDNVMVVGHQRGRTTAERIKRNFGMPQPEGYRKAQRLFKLAEKFKLPLILFIDTQGAYPGMEAEERGQSEAIASSLLLLASLKCPIISIVIGEGGSGGALALGICDRLLMLENSTYSVITPEGCASILWGKSDADNIGEFASIAAESLGLTAQAVFKTGIVDEIVKEPAGGAHRDHDRAAELLKESLARHIYELKSLSCEELLRLRYEKFRKCGDFLD, from the coding sequence ATGATCGATCTTAGTCAGTTCTTGGATTTTGAAAGGCCAGTTGTAGAGGTAGAGGAGCAACTTAAGATGCTTAAGGCTCAGGTTGAGGGAGGGGATCTCTCGCGGGCCGGTGATGTTGAGAAGCTGCAAGATAAGCTCGATAAGATGCGGAAGGAGGTGTATAGCTCGTTAACGGCTTACCAGCGAGTTAGGCTTTCTAGGCATTTCTCCCGACCTTTTACGCTTGATTACGTTCAGCGCATTATGGCTAATTTTGTGGAGTTGCACGGAGATCGCTTATTCGGAGACGATGCGGCCATAGTTGGCGGGCTTGCAAGGCTTGACCGCGATAATGTTATGGTAGTTGGCCATCAGCGCGGGCGGACAACAGCTGAACGCATAAAGCGCAATTTTGGGATGCCACAGCCAGAGGGTTATCGAAAAGCTCAACGCTTGTTTAAATTGGCAGAAAAGTTTAAACTCCCACTGATTCTTTTCATCGATACGCAGGGTGCTTATCCTGGTATGGAGGCTGAGGAGAGGGGACAGTCAGAGGCCATTGCCAGCAGCTTGTTGCTACTAGCCAGCTTAAAGTGTCCTATCATCTCAATCGTTATTGGGGAAGGTGGTAGTGGCGGGGCTTTGGCGCTCGGCATATGTGACCGATTGTTAATGTTAGAAAATTCAACTTATTCTGTCATTACGCCAGAGGGCTGTGCATCTATTTTGTGGGGCAAGAGCGATGCCGACAATATTGGCGAATTTGCTAGTATTGCGGCTGAATCACTTGGATTAACTGCGCAGGCAGTTTTTAAAACGGGGATAGTGGATGAGATAGTAAAGGAGCCAGCTGGTGGAGCGCACCGAGATCACGATCGAGCCGCTGAACTCCTAAAGGAATCGTTAGCTCGACATATTTATGAGCTTAAATCTCTTTCGTGCGAGGAGCTGTTGCGATTGCGTTACGAAAAGTTTCGCAAGTGCGGTGACTTTTTGGATTAG
- a CDS encoding trypsin-like peptidase domain-containing protein, which produces MFSKICASIKPFAVNKLNISLTAICIIISFFLLTRQGLSSYEALAADNTLAQAVRTADEQHVIDAYRQSNEAVVNVSTRAELADFFGSSHQEGSGSGVIIDSAKAYIVTNYHVIEGAEQITVNLAGGRTEKVRLVGQDPDNDIALLQIVGDKRNLVAVQLGDSSALEVGQRVLAIGNPFGLDRTLTTGIVSSLGRTIRAESGRLIEDIIQTDAAINPGNSGGPLLDTLGRLVGLNTAILSRTGESAGIGFAIPVNQIKLALPELIKHGRVLRPKIGVVMADTEYGPYVLYVQDGGPAHEAGIQGARRMVRQGLFVGYVIDVSQADFIISVNGVRVSSKADVLDALSDVKSGEVVTMVVRRGLGRNSPREIKIKPVLG; this is translated from the coding sequence ATGTTTAGTAAAATTTGCGCAAGCATTAAACCGTTTGCCGTAAATAAGTTAAATATTTCGCTTACGGCAATATGTATTATAATCTCATTTTTCCTCTTAACTCGCCAGGGTTTGTCTAGTTATGAGGCCTTGGCGGCTGATAACACGCTAGCACAAGCTGTAAGAACGGCGGATGAGCAGCACGTTATCGATGCCTATCGCCAAAGCAATGAAGCCGTGGTGAATGTGAGCACGCGAGCTGAACTTGCGGATTTTTTTGGCTCCTCTCACCAAGAAGGATCTGGGTCTGGTGTAATAATAGATTCAGCCAAGGCTTATATAGTAACCAATTATCACGTCATAGAAGGCGCAGAACAAATTACGGTTAATCTCGCGGGAGGCAGGACTGAAAAGGTTCGCCTAGTTGGTCAAGACCCAGACAATGACATTGCGTTGTTGCAGATAGTTGGAGATAAGCGGAATCTGGTTGCCGTGCAGCTAGGCGATTCGTCCGCACTGGAGGTGGGCCAGCGCGTTTTAGCGATTGGAAATCCATTTGGATTGGATAGAACGCTAACTACTGGCATAGTGTCGAGTTTAGGTAGAACTATTAGAGCAGAGAGTGGAAGGTTAATTGAAGACATCATTCAGACGGATGCGGCGATTAATCCAGGTAATTCTGGTGGCCCGCTGTTGGATACCTTGGGTAGGTTAGTAGGGTTAAATACCGCAATTTTAAGCCGAACGGGCGAAAGTGCGGGGATTGGTTTTGCCATTCCAGTAAATCAAATTAAATTGGCCTTGCCAGAGCTCATAAAGCATGGTCGGGTTTTAAGGCCAAAAATTGGCGTAGTGATGGCCGATACTGAATATGGGCCATACGTGCTTTACGTTCAAGATGGTGGCCCAGCTCATGAAGCTGGGATTCAAGGAGCGAGGCGGATGGTGCGACAGGGGCTTTTTGTTGGATATGTAATCGATGTCTCACAGGCAGATTTCATTATTAGCGTAAATGGTGTGCGGGTTTCTTCCAAAGCGGATGTCCTCGATGCTCTAAGCGACGTTAAGTCGGGAGAAGTTGTCACAATGGTCGTAAGGCGTGGCCTTGGACGAAACTCTCCACGAGAAATAAAAATTAAGCCAGTATTAGGATGA
- the mutL gene encoding DNA mismatch repair endonuclease MutL, with protein MNTEKIASQNIERVKRPVKILTDTVVNQIAAGEVVERPASVVKELVENSIDAGATSVTVILDNGGHSNIEVIDNGWGMELEDAVVAVERFGTSKIRSTDDIFHIDTLGFRGEALPSIAAVSKFTLTTRAAEDGVARGVEICIDGGGTKEIKELPCGVGTRIQVRQLFFNVPARRRFLKSERAEKQVVKALLIDFALAHPHLRISLLSDGAESLSFLPSESFFARVRELKLTGNGEPLVVNDNVVTPCGTVRVEAVLCRPIEAVAGSGRLRFIVNGRIVRDRLLIAAARDGYANFLKPGKYPQGALKIEVPSEEVDVNVHPQKTEVRFREPSHIFLAVSRAIKRALEISNPMPSYSGFGSIPLSKSGGPFARFNEPQVQPRVEFFPAAAENANRELVSDSLAPPAESPEEEFDVVTDGPQQSASNWLEGNRRDEPSNISRRSLADMRVVGQVFNCYIILEDKGELLLVDMHAAHERVMFTKLKQQFFERNIARQSLLIPETVSLPAEAFELFNESQEDLRSLGFECEVFGENSVVIRSIPTILGNVQVASIFKDLFAEEHWSDWKSKLLNSFCMVIATCACHASVRKGRKLEMAEILHLLKDLEDVESSHLCPHGRPVVAKLDIREIERMFGRTS; from the coding sequence ATGAACACCGAAAAGATAGCGTCCCAAAACATAGAACGTGTTAAACGTCCTGTTAAGATTCTGACCGATACCGTAGTTAACCAAATTGCGGCTGGCGAGGTAGTCGAAAGGCCCGCATCGGTAGTTAAAGAACTTGTAGAAAATTCAATAGATGCAGGAGCTACTAGCGTTACGGTCATTTTGGACAATGGGGGGCATAGCAATATCGAAGTAATCGATAATGGGTGGGGCATGGAATTGGAAGATGCGGTTGTGGCAGTGGAGAGATTTGGCACTTCTAAAATTCGCAGTACTGACGATATTTTTCACATCGACACTCTTGGATTTCGCGGCGAGGCTCTGCCGTCTATTGCAGCGGTGTCCAAGTTTACTCTCACTACCAGAGCGGCAGAAGATGGCGTAGCGCGAGGTGTTGAGATCTGTATTGACGGTGGCGGCACTAAGGAGATTAAGGAGCTGCCATGTGGGGTTGGCACTAGAATACAAGTTAGGCAGCTATTTTTTAACGTCCCAGCTCGCAGGCGTTTCTTAAAATCCGAGCGAGCGGAAAAGCAGGTAGTTAAGGCGCTGTTAATTGATTTTGCGCTTGCCCATCCGCATTTGCGCATCTCGCTGTTAAGCGATGGTGCGGAGAGTCTGTCGTTTCTGCCATCAGAGAGTTTTTTTGCCAGAGTGAGAGAACTAAAGCTTACAGGTAATGGCGAACCACTGGTTGTGAACGACAATGTCGTTACTCCCTGTGGAACTGTTCGCGTAGAGGCTGTGCTGTGTCGTCCTATTGAGGCAGTAGCGGGTAGTGGGCGTCTGCGGTTTATCGTAAACGGGAGAATTGTTAGAGATAGGTTGCTCATTGCGGCCGCACGCGATGGATACGCTAACTTCTTAAAGCCAGGGAAATATCCTCAAGGTGCCTTAAAAATCGAGGTTCCTTCGGAGGAGGTCGATGTCAATGTTCATCCACAAAAGACAGAAGTTCGCTTCCGTGAGCCAAGTCATATCTTCTTAGCGGTGTCGCGGGCCATCAAAAGGGCTTTAGAAATAAGTAACCCCATGCCGTCTTATAGTGGATTTGGCTCGATCCCTTTGTCTAAAAGTGGAGGGCCGTTTGCTCGTTTTAATGAACCGCAAGTTCAGCCACGGGTTGAATTTTTTCCGGCAGCGGCAGAGAATGCTAATAGAGAGCTAGTATCGGACTCTCTCGCTCCACCAGCAGAGAGTCCAGAGGAGGAATTCGATGTTGTGACTGATGGCCCTCAGCAGTCAGCTTCTAATTGGTTGGAGGGAAATAGGCGGGATGAACCAAGCAATATAAGTCGCCGGTCGTTAGCTGATATGCGCGTAGTAGGGCAAGTGTTTAACTGCTACATAATTCTTGAAGATAAGGGCGAGCTATTACTTGTCGATATGCATGCGGCGCATGAAAGAGTAATGTTTACAAAACTCAAGCAGCAGTTTTTTGAAAGGAATATTGCGAGGCAGTCGTTGCTCATACCTGAGACGGTTTCTCTTCCCGCAGAGGCATTTGAGCTTTTTAACGAGTCTCAAGAGGATCTTCGATCGTTGGGGTTTGAATGTGAAGTGTTTGGCGAAAATTCTGTTGTCATTCGAAGCATTCCTACAATTCTAGGCAATGTGCAGGTGGCATCGATTTTTAAGGACTTGTTTGCAGAGGAACACTGGAGTGATTGGAAGTCAAAGTTGCTTAATAGTTTTTGTATGGTCATTGCTACCTGTGCTTGTCATGCCTCGGTTAGAAAGGGTAGGAAACTAGAAATGGCGGAGATTCTGCATTTATTAAAAGATCTAGAAGATGTCGAGAGTAGTCATTTGTGCCCACATGGTCGTCCAGTTGTAGCAAAACTAGACATTAGGGAAATCGAAAGAATGTTCGGCAGAACATCGTAG
- the miaA gene encoding tRNA (adenosine(37)-N6)-dimethylallyltransferase MiaA, protein MSNLAEIVVITGPTASGKSRLALEIARNRDAEIVNADSVCVYRHFDIGTSKPSAEDLKICPHHLISFLDPSEEYSAGRFMREADRVIREILARGKLPLVVGGTGLYIRALLSGLVAAEMDAEFDEAVFLEREAELKAVAESSEQFVHLMYSWLQAEDPDISKRISANDLGRIRRALRVKLCCDKQLSVLQEEHAGGEARYRALAIALFPGREGLYRAINKRVDDMIAQGLIEEVVYLRKKYSKECKAFGAIGYRHVSSYLDEVFSRDEMVELLKRDTRRYAKRQLTWWRNQAKKLGWDELPCKNVLGDQGVLLKTTLDILRQEFPHGGQKVSFQRMEYNL, encoded by the coding sequence GTGTCCAATTTAGCAGAAATTGTAGTTATTACGGGGCCCACGGCCAGTGGAAAATCTCGACTCGCACTAGAGATTGCAAGAAATCGCGATGCCGAGATTGTCAACGCTGATTCAGTGTGCGTCTATCGGCATTTTGATATTGGCACTAGTAAGCCGAGCGCTGAAGATTTAAAGATTTGTCCTCATCACTTGATATCATTTTTAGACCCAAGTGAGGAATACAGTGCTGGGCGCTTCATGCGGGAGGCGGATCGCGTAATTCGCGAAATTCTAGCAAGGGGCAAACTGCCCTTAGTTGTTGGCGGAACCGGTTTATACATCAGGGCGCTGTTAAGCGGTCTCGTCGCGGCAGAGATGGATGCTGAATTTGACGAGGCCGTGTTTTTAGAGCGCGAGGCTGAACTGAAAGCAGTAGCGGAGAGCTCGGAGCAGTTCGTGCATTTGATGTATAGTTGGTTACAGGCCGAAGATCCAGACATAAGCAAGCGCATATCGGCAAATGACTTAGGGAGAATTCGCCGAGCCTTGCGCGTAAAGCTTTGCTGCGATAAACAGCTTTCTGTTTTGCAAGAAGAACATGCTGGAGGGGAGGCGAGGTATCGGGCACTAGCGATAGCACTTTTCCCCGGGCGAGAGGGCTTGTATAGAGCTATCAATAAAAGGGTGGATGACATGATAGCGCAGGGACTAATAGAGGAAGTAGTTTATCTGCGAAAGAAATACTCAAAAGAATGCAAAGCTTTTGGAGCTATCGGTTATCGGCATGTAAGCTCTTATTTAGATGAAGTATTTAGTCGAGACGAGATGGTAGAACTTCTAAAACGCGACACTAGGCGTTATGCCAAGAGGCAACTTACCTGGTGGCGGAACCAGGCGAAAAAGCTCGGATGGGATGAACTTCCTTGCAAAAATGTCTTGGGAGATCAAGGAGTTTTGTTAAAAACTACCCTTGACATTTTGCGCCAAGAATTTCCACATGGTGGACAGAAGGTAAGCTTTCAGCGTATGGAATACAATCTTTAG